From Flavobacterium arcticum, the proteins below share one genomic window:
- a CDS encoding 1-acyl-sn-glycerol-3-phosphate acyltransferase, whose amino-acid sequence MKKIYQFILFTVMGWRIKGSISTDIKKCVIIVVPHTSWVDFFIGVMTRGILGMEMNFVAKKELFKFPFGAYFKWMGGTPLNRNKNENKVDAIAAIFKEKEVFRLAIAPEGTRKKVTEWKTGFYYIALKADVPIIPVAFNYGKKEVMLAEPYYLTGNKDIDFATLEKQYKGVTGYVKEYSYES is encoded by the coding sequence ATGAAAAAAATATATCAATTTATACTATTTACAGTAATGGGCTGGCGTATAAAAGGTTCTATTAGTACAGATATTAAAAAGTGTGTTATTATAGTAGTTCCACATACCAGTTGGGTAGATTTTTTTATTGGAGTAATGACACGTGGTATTCTAGGTATGGAAATGAATTTTGTGGCTAAGAAAGAGCTTTTTAAGTTTCCTTTTGGGGCATATTTTAAATGGATGGGCGGAACACCACTAAACCGAAACAAAAATGAAAATAAAGTAGATGCTATTGCTGCAATTTTTAAAGAGAAAGAGGTGTTTCGTTTGGCAATAGCTCCAGAAGGTACTCGTAAAAAAGTAACAGAATGGAAAACAGGTTTTTATTATATAGCTTTAAAAGCAGATGTGCCTATTATTCCTGTTGCTTTTAATTATGGGAAGAAAGAAGTAATGCTAGCAGAGCCATATTACTTAACAGGTAATAAAGATATTGATTTTGCCACTTTAGAAAAACAATATAAAGGAGTCACAGGTTATGTAAAGGAATATAGTTATGAGTCATAA
- a CDS encoding helix-turn-helix domain-containing protein, protein MVNTDDFIKRLETILDYYTMSASVFADKLGVQRSGLSHLLSGRNKPSLDFVLKLVDSFPEVDLYWLLNGTGSFPKQEIEKISASTPPAPSFTIEKDTVLNDLFSSNNESEKMKANEKFEKNEKSLTDDSNAIERIVVFYNNGTFKNYRPQ, encoded by the coding sequence ATGGTAAACACAGACGATTTTATAAAGCGACTAGAAACTATACTCGATTATTATACTATGTCGGCATCAGTATTTGCTGATAAATTAGGTGTACAACGTTCTGGGCTATCGCATTTATTATCTGGTAGAAATAAACCAAGCTTAGACTTTGTTTTAAAATTAGTAGATAGTTTTCCTGAGGTAGATTTATATTGGCTTCTAAATGGTACAGGTAGTTTTCCTAAACAGGAAATAGAAAAAATATCTGCTAGCACTCCCCCTGCTCCATCATTTACTATTGAGAAGGATACTGTTTTAAATGATCTTTTTTCATCTAATAACGAAAGTGAAAAAATGAAGGCTAATGAGAAGTTTGAAAAAAATGAAAAATCTTTAACAGACGATAGTAATGCAATAGAACGAATAGTAGTTTTTTACAATAACGGTACTTTTAAAAATTATAGACCGCAATAA
- a CDS encoding M14 family metallopeptidase — protein MMNLELLHLEHKEKSLEKRYITNAHIEPILDKLKSSFEINVVGKSVLGKPIYSIIAGKGKTKILLWSQMHGNESTTTKALFDMLNWLQSDTKEAKAIRDHFTLCILPILNPDGAKLYTRENANKIDLNRDAVAQSQPESKVLREVFNTFKPDFCYNMHDQRTIFGLETDGRPKPATVSFLAPAYNEERAINNHRQKAINLIVAMNDTLQNYIPEQVGRFDDSFNINCVGDYFQAAGVPTVLFEAGHYQQDYEREVTRKFIFFALLSGFHSINENVIVVSKNDEYFNIPQNKNVFYDIIYKNVNINYENKEKIAIFASQYKEVLFENYVMFQAFIKEINNLDIAVGHAEYDCKGDRYVGKNGENFPDFDTEANFFIGSDRKFINGVEVE, from the coding sequence ATGATGAATTTAGAATTATTACACTTAGAACACAAAGAGAAATCACTTGAAAAAAGATATATAACCAACGCTCATATAGAGCCTATATTAGATAAATTAAAATCTTCATTTGAGATAAATGTTGTGGGTAAATCTGTTTTAGGTAAACCTATATATAGTATAATTGCTGGTAAAGGGAAAACAAAAATATTACTGTGGTCACAAATGCATGGCAACGAATCGACAACCACCAAGGCGCTATTCGATATGCTCAACTGGTTACAGAGTGATACTAAAGAAGCTAAAGCAATAAGAGATCATTTTACTTTATGCATATTACCTATACTTAATCCTGATGGTGCCAAGTTATATACTCGCGAGAATGCAAATAAAATAGATCTTAATCGTGATGCAGTTGCTCAATCTCAACCTGAAAGCAAAGTGTTACGAGAGGTATTTAATACTTTTAAACCTGATTTCTGCTATAATATGCACGATCAGCGCACTATATTTGGTTTAGAAACAGATGGAAGACCAAAACCTGCTACAGTTTCTTTTCTTGCGCCTGCTTATAATGAAGAAAGAGCTATAAATAACCATAGACAAAAAGCTATAAATCTTATTGTAGCCATGAATGATACCTTACAGAATTATATACCAGAACAGGTAGGGCGTTTTGATGATTCATTTAATATAAACTGTGTAGGAGATTATTTTCAAGCAGCAGGTGTGCCTACAGTTTTATTTGAGGCAGGACATTATCAGCAAGACTATGAAAGAGAGGTTACAAGGAAATTTATATTTTTTGCATTATTATCGGGATTTCATTCAATTAACGAAAACGTTATAGTAGTTAGCAAAAACGATGAATATTTCAATATTCCTCAAAATAAGAATGTATTTTATGATATCATATACAAAAATGTCAACATAAATTATGAAAATAAAGAAAAAATAGCGATTTTTGCATCTCAATACAAAGAAGTTCTATTTGAGAATTATGTAATGTTTCAGGCTTTTATCAAAGAAATAAATAATCTAGATATTGCCGTCGGACACGCAGAATATGATTGTAAAGGAGATAGGTATGTAGGAAAAAACGGTGAAAATTTTCCTGATTTTGACACAGAAGCTAACTTTTTTATCGGATCTGACAGGAAATTTATAAATGGAGTAGAAGTAGAATAG
- a CDS encoding Lrp/AsnC family transcriptional regulator, with the protein MSKFRLDEVDHQILDMLIDNTRVPFTDIAKRLLISAGTVHVRVKKMEDAGIIMGSSLTLDYEKLGYSFIAYVGVFLHNTSQTKFVLERINEIPFVTVAHVTTGKFNVFCKIRARDTKHAKEVIFMVDDIDGVYRTETMISLEESINDKKRLMHTIFKDM; encoded by the coding sequence ATGAGTAAGTTTCGTTTAGATGAAGTTGATCACCAGATATTAGATATGCTGATTGACAACACTAGAGTTCCGTTTACTGATATAGCAAAAAGATTGCTAATATCTGCGGGTACTGTGCATGTTAGGGTTAAAAAAATGGAAGATGCCGGTATTATCATGGGGTCATCATTAACGCTTGACTATGAAAAATTAGGATATTCTTTTATTGCTTATGTAGGTGTATTTCTTCATAACACATCACAAACTAAATTTGTGTTAGAGCGTATAAATGAAATACCATTTGTTACCGTAGCCCATGTTACTACAGGAAAGTTTAATGTTTTTTGTAAAATAAGAGCGCGAGACACTAAACATGCAAAAGAAGTTATCTTTATGGTAGATGATATTGATGGTGTTTACAGAACAGAAACAATGATATCTCTTGAAGAAAGCATTAACGATAAAAAACGTTTAATGCATACTATATTTAAAGATATGTAA
- a CDS encoding phosphoenolpyruvate carboxylase produces MYPATRIERFNENVQLKYQLFNSIFMTLPFDAIGNTGVLLPLFSEICDDGYENNKSPQQIFDDFSEKYLQGYPESQKIDLMFRFIQYVERQVVLFDAIEDAAFDTLNNLEGRGSLRESREKAESQGLTEELKTFLQEYQVRTVLTAHPTQFYPGAVLGIITDLTAAIRDNNLSQIKTLLAQLGKTPFIKQEKPTPYDEAVSLVWYLENVFYPTAGDMLSYIQDTIYKGDPINHGALSFGFWPGGDRDGNPFVTTDITLKVADRLRTSILKCYYTDVKKLKRKLTFTGVEPLVTDIEQRLYRSVFYSDGDIYISLQEFQSGLAAIRKIIIDHHQSLYLDEIDTLINKTLVFGYYFASLDIRQNSHIHDTVFNDIITKLISRGDATLKDYATFNEEEKLQALEKIKNNSIEASWFENNNTRFTLESITAMKTIQEKNGENGCNRYIISNNESAHNVLEVLAMFELLGWQNPTADIVPLFETVDDLKDAHKVMQSLYENKKYATHLKARGNKQTIMLGFSDGTKDGGYLMANWSIYKAKESLTLMAREYGIKVIFFDGRGGPPARGGGKTHKFYASQGQTIENNEIQITIQGQTISSNFGTLDSCRYNLENLLSAGITNGVFNKDKKQLTQPQRDVFDELAKLSYEKYAAFKAHPKFLPYLEHMSTLNYYAKTNIGSRPSKRSKSAELDFNDLRAIPFVGSWSQLKQNVPGFYGLGHALKHFEENDEWDKVADLYEDSLFFRTLVENSMMSLTKSFFPLTAYMRDDKEFGEFWQIIYEEFKETNRLLLKISGYKKLMENYPDGRASVKIREQIVRPLLTIQQYALNKIREMKNGNEPDTLLEVYEKIVTRSLFGNINASRNSA; encoded by the coding sequence ATGTATCCCGCAACCCGAATAGAACGCTTTAATGAGAATGTACAGCTTAAATATCAGTTGTTTAACAGTATATTCATGACACTACCTTTTGATGCCATAGGTAATACAGGAGTATTATTGCCTTTATTTTCGGAAATATGCGACGATGGGTACGAAAACAATAAAAGTCCTCAACAAATATTTGATGATTTTTCAGAAAAATACTTACAGGGTTATCCTGAATCCCAAAAAATAGACTTAATGTTTCGTTTTATACAGTATGTAGAACGACAAGTAGTACTTTTTGATGCTATAGAGGATGCGGCTTTTGATACACTCAATAATTTAGAGGGGAGAGGGTCATTAAGAGAGAGCAGAGAAAAAGCCGAAAGCCAAGGGCTTACTGAAGAACTAAAAACATTTTTACAGGAATATCAAGTAAGAACGGTACTTACCGCACACCCCACACAGTTTTACCCTGGGGCTGTATTGGGTATAATTACCGATCTTACTGCAGCTATACGCGATAATAACTTATCTCAGATAAAAACATTATTGGCACAACTGGGTAAAACCCCTTTTATAAAGCAAGAAAAACCAACACCTTATGACGAAGCCGTTAGCTTAGTATGGTATCTAGAAAATGTTTTTTACCCAACAGCAGGCGATATGTTATCGTACATACAAGACACTATATATAAGGGAGACCCCATAAATCATGGTGCATTATCATTTGGGTTTTGGCCTGGAGGAGATAGAGATGGTAACCCTTTTGTAACTACTGATATTACACTAAAAGTAGCCGACCGACTAAGAACATCAATATTAAAATGTTATTATACAGATGTTAAAAAACTAAAGCGTAAACTTACTTTTACAGGAGTAGAACCTTTAGTAACTGATATTGAACAAAGATTGTATCGCTCTGTATTTTATTCTGATGGAGATATTTATATATCATTACAAGAGTTCCAGTCAGGACTGGCAGCAATACGAAAAATTATAATCGACCATCATCAGTCTTTATATTTAGATGAAATAGATACACTTATAAACAAAACACTTGTTTTTGGTTATTACTTCGCTTCGCTAGATATACGACAGAACAGTCATATACACGATACTGTTTTTAATGATATTATAACAAAACTTATAAGTAGAGGAGATGCTACTTTAAAAGATTACGCAACTTTTAACGAAGAAGAAAAATTACAAGCACTCGAAAAAATAAAGAATAATAGTATAGAAGCCTCATGGTTTGAAAATAATAATACTCGCTTTACATTAGAGTCTATTACCGCAATGAAAACCATACAAGAAAAAAATGGCGAAAATGGTTGTAATAGATATATAATAAGTAATAACGAAAGTGCACATAATGTACTAGAAGTACTAGCGATGTTTGAGCTATTAGGCTGGCAAAATCCTACAGCTGATATTGTACCGCTTTTTGAAACGGTTGATGATCTTAAAGATGCACACAAAGTGATGCAGTCGCTATATGAAAATAAAAAATATGCCACACACCTAAAAGCACGTGGTAACAAGCAAACCATAATGCTTGGTTTTAGTGATGGTACAAAAGATGGTGGCTACCTTATGGCAAACTGGAGTATATATAAAGCTAAAGAGAGCTTAACCCTTATGGCACGCGAGTATGGCATTAAAGTAATATTTTTTGATGGTAGGGGCGGACCTCCAGCACGTGGCGGGGGTAAAACACATAAGTTTTATGCATCACAAGGACAAACTATAGAAAATAACGAAATACAAATAACTATACAGGGGCAAACTATTAGTTCTAATTTTGGTACGCTCGATTCGTGCCGTTATAACTTAGAAAACTTATTGAGTGCGGGTATTACTAATGGAGTATTTAATAAAGATAAAAAACAGCTTACACAGCCACAAAGAGATGTATTTGATGAATTGGCAAAATTGAGCTATGAGAAATATGCTGCTTTTAAAGCACACCCTAAGTTTTTGCCTTATTTAGAGCACATGAGTACGCTAAATTATTATGCTAAAACAAATATAGGTAGCCGTCCTTCAAAACGAAGTAAATCGGCAGAATTGGATTTTAACGACTTGCGTGCCATACCTTTTGTAGGCTCATGGAGCCAGCTCAAACAAAATGTACCAGGTTTTTATGGACTTGGTCATGCTTTAAAACACTTTGAAGAAAATGATGAATGGGATAAAGTAGCTGATTTGTATGAAGACTCACTATTTTTTAGAACTTTAGTAGAAAATAGTATGATGTCCTTAACTAAATCATTTTTTCCGCTTACCGCCTATATGCGCGACGATAAAGAGTTTGGCGAATTCTGGCAAATTATTTATGAGGAATTTAAAGAAACAAATCGTTTATTGCTAAAAATTTCAGGCTATAAAAAACTTATGGAAAACTACCCTGATGGTAGAGCCTCAGTAAAAATAAGAGAGCAAATAGTACGACCATTACTTACTATTCAGCAATATGCCTTAAATAAAATTAGAGAAATGAAAAATGGTAATGAACCCGATACATTACTAGAAGTATATGAAAAAATAGTAACACGTTCCCTTTTCGGGAATATTAATGCCAGCAGAAATTCTGCTTAA
- a CDS encoding DinB family protein, with product MPAEILLKFMRVSQLQIDEYAPYYNAYLPNVDDTWTLVEGLEVSVHEFIKFVQDIPMGKHDYRYAEGKWTIKEIIQHLIDVERVFSYRAMRFSRGDSTELVGFDENSYVDNAHANDRSLQSLLTEMSALRHATLLLFKSFTQDDLVKRGVASGHIVTVRALGFLIIAHQKHHTKIFQERYL from the coding sequence ATGCCAGCAGAAATTCTGCTTAAATTTATGAGAGTAAGCCAATTGCAAATAGACGAGTATGCACCTTATTATAATGCCTATTTACCAAATGTAGATGATACCTGGACACTTGTTGAAGGACTTGAAGTAAGTGTGCATGAATTTATAAAATTTGTACAAGATATACCCATGGGCAAGCACGATTATCGATATGCCGAGGGTAAATGGACTATAAAAGAAATAATACAACACCTGATAGATGTCGAAAGAGTATTTAGCTATCGTGCCATGCGCTTTTCACGTGGTGATAGTACTGAATTAGTAGGGTTTGATGAAAATAGTTATGTCGATAATGCTCATGCTAATGACAGAAGCCTACAATCATTGCTTACCGAGATGTCGGCATTACGCCATGCCACACTATTACTTTTCAAATCATTTACTCAAGATGATTTAGTAAAAAGAGGAGTAGCATCAGGACATATTGTAACGGTACGAGCGTTAGGCTTTTTAATTATAGCGCATCAAAAACATCATACCAAGATTTTTCAGGAACGTTATTTATAA
- a CDS encoding DNA primase, translating into MKRVIVDYAKLTNEILTLLVEKFPEGYDDSDIIRFKNAKNETIEAVEVRTEDTIYLVKVSTKLADRIENFEDDDEIVEEPNIDAIKGLEIESDDDDDDIDNNDILDTEDEDEEED; encoded by the coding sequence ATGAAAAGAGTTATTGTTGATTACGCTAAATTGACTAACGAAATTTTAACCTTATTGGTTGAAAAATTCCCAGAAGGATATGATGATTCTGACATCATTCGCTTTAAAAATGCTAAAAATGAAACTATTGAAGCTGTAGAAGTGCGTACTGAAGATACCATATACTTGGTAAAAGTAAGCACTAAACTTGCCGACAGAATAGAAAATTTTGAAGATGATGATGAGATTGTCGAAGAACCTAATATAGATGCTATAAAAGGCTTAGAAATAGAAAGTGATGACGACGACGATGATATAGATAATAATGATATTCTTGATACCGAGGACGAAGATGAAGAAGAAGATTAA
- a CDS encoding deoxyhypusine synthase family protein → MSKGPISQFIEKHYLHFNAAALVDAAKGYEKQLENGAKMMVTLAGAMSTAELGKSFAEMIRKDKVQIISCTGANLEEDIMNLVAHSHYERVPNYRDLTPQEEWDLLERGLNRVTDTCIPEHEAFRRLQKHIHKIWKEAEEKGERYFPHEFMYKMLLSGVLEEYYEIDLKDSWMYAAAEKNLPIIVPGWEDSTMGNIFASYVIKGELKASTVKSGIEYMAFLADWYAKNSSNGVGFFQIGGGIAGDFPICVVPMLYQDMEMTDIPFWSYFCQISDSTTSYGSYSGAVPNEKITWGKLDINTPKFIIESDATIVAPLIFAYLLDL, encoded by the coding sequence ATGAGCAAAGGACCAATTAGCCAGTTTATAGAAAAACACTACCTGCACTTTAACGCTGCAGCGCTAGTGGACGCCGCAAAAGGTTATGAAAAGCAGCTTGAAAACGGTGCCAAAATGATGGTAACACTTGCAGGTGCTATGAGTACTGCAGAACTTGGTAAAAGTTTTGCTGAAATGATTCGTAAAGACAAAGTACAGATTATTTCTTGTACAGGAGCTAACTTGGAAGAAGATATAATGAATCTTGTGGCTCATTCTCACTATGAGAGAGTACCTAACTATAGAGATTTAACTCCGCAGGAAGAATGGGATTTACTAGAGCGAGGGCTTAATCGTGTTACAGATACTTGTATTCCTGAGCATGAGGCTTTTCGTCGTTTGCAAAAGCATATTCATAAAATATGGAAAGAAGCTGAAGAGAAAGGCGAACGTTATTTTCCGCACGAGTTTATGTACAAAATGTTGCTTTCGGGCGTACTAGAAGAGTATTATGAAATAGACCTTAAAGATAGCTGGATGTATGCTGCTGCTGAGAAAAACCTACCGATAATTGTACCAGGATGGGAAGACAGCACTATGGGGAATATATTTGCATCCTATGTTATAAAAGGAGAACTAAAAGCTTCTACCGTAAAAAGTGGTATTGAGTATATGGCTTTTCTTGCTGACTGGTATGCAAAAAACAGTAGTAACGGTGTAGGTTTCTTTCAAATAGGTGGTGGTATTGCAGGAGATTTCCCAATATGTGTAGTACCTATGCTATATCAGGATATGGAAATGACCGATATTCCTTTTTGGAGTTATTTTTGTCAAATATCCGACTCTACAACCAGTTACGGGTCATACTCTGGTGCAGTACCTAATGAAAAAATAACATGGGGTAAACTAGATATAAATACCCCTAAATTTATAATTGAATCTGATGCAACAATAGTTGCCCCACTTATATTTGCTTACCTCCTAGATTTATAA